A genomic stretch from Thunnus maccoyii chromosome 19, fThuMac1.1, whole genome shotgun sequence includes:
- the LOC121885455 gene encoding uncharacterized protein LOC121885455, producing the protein MASSQKRKQPSEEPPIRERKRSKDLPPNLSELMNKLVKHAASFISLFEDNKPKMTQIVREFEKFTAELKKMQNTMDDIRRPRTVERSVFAGPLGMFGLTGVAIGAETAVRTAVAYSANIGKVIKQTGVANKVEEQGKEFMEIVEPLKENLEEIKTTCEKMEQRSTELQAGLTLSDVEEFRWLITRVPELKEMSRETLSVTVEVINIMKKMLLFVVKIVRDCLTLEEDKELRDTIYKSADQCQKVVDKFDKMKNELRNFTGSKEKK; encoded by the coding sequence atGGCCTCgagtcaaaaaagaaaacaaccgAGTGAAGAACCGCcgataagagaaagaaaacgtAGCAAAGATCTGCCGCCTAATTTGTCTGAATTAATGAACAAGCTCGTTAAACATGCTGCTTCATTCATATCACTGTTTGAAGACAACAAACCAAAGATGACACAGATTGTAAGAGAGTTTGAGAAGTTTACTGCTGAATTAAAAAAGATGCAGAACACAATGGATGATATCAGAAGACCTAGAACCGTTGAACGCTCAGTCTTTGCAGGTCCACTCGGGATGTTTGGCCTTACAGGAGTAGCAATAGGAGCAGAAACTGCTGTAAGAACAGCTGTTGCATATAGTGCAAACATAGGAAAAGTGATAAAGCAGACAGGAGTTGCTAATAAAGTAGAAGAACAGGGAAAAGAATTCATGGAGATTGTCGAACCGCTGAAGGAGAACCTGGAGGAAATCAAGACGACGTGTGAGAAGATGGAGCAAAGATCAACTGAGCTTCAGGCGGGACTCACTCTGTCAGACGTGGAGGAGTTTCGGTGGCTGATTACACGAGTGCCTGAACTGAAGGAGATGAGTCGAGAAACTTTGTCTGTAACTGTAGAGGTGATAAAtatcatgaaaaaaatgctACTGTTCGTTGTGAAAATTGTCAGAGACTGTCTGACTCTTGAAGAGGATAAAGAGTTGAGAGACACCATCTACAAGTCAGCTGATCAGT